CTACGCGCATGAGTTTAAATGCCCCTACCTTGCCGGTTGATTCGACATGCGGGCCACGGCAAAGATCGGTAAAGTCACCGTTACGGTAGAATCCCACCTCGTCTACTTTGCTATCACTATCTGTAATAGTACCGAGTTCTTCGACTTCTAGGTCTTTCGCTACGGTCGTTCCAGACCTCTTAAGATCGTTGAGCAGTTCTTCTTTATACGGTTGCTTGGCCTCTTTTGCCCATGCAACAGCCTCATCAATAGGTTTTGTGAACTGTTCAAATACCTGGTTATCCTTAATAGTTGCGCGCATTTCGGCTTCGATGCGCTCAAAATCATCCTCTGAGATAGTGATGTCACCAAGGTCAATATCGTAATAAAAGCCATGTTCTACCACTGGGCCAACACCAAATTTAGCCTCTGGCCAAAGTTTTTGAACAGCACTGGCCATAATATGTGCTAAAGAATGCCGCATGGCATGTAATTTATCCTGGTCGCCTGTATTCTCGCTCATTGTATGTATAATACCACCACTGATTAACAGAGGAAAATAAAAAAGGGTCGAATAGCCTCGCAACTCTATTCGACCCTGCCCACTCCTACTAAAAGGATGTTTCAAAACACCTACTTAAAACTTCGCCTGCTGGCATCGGTCATTTAAATACCGTGAGATAAGCATACCATACTAGCATTATGATACTAGTACTTTTATATTGTTATTATTACACCTACCCTGTGGATTTACTTTTTATCTGTTTTTCTGTATGATTTACCCTGTTATACAGGGAATAGATCTATAAGTTACCCCCTCCCTATAACGACGGTAGCTCGGACGATTAGCTCATTTGGCTCACAGCAAAGCTGTAAAGAAGAAATGCCGCCAGACGTCTTAGCCAAATAGCAGCTAATTTATTTTCAAAGACGGGTTGAGCGTACATTTAAGGTATTGTTTTGGTGAGGGCGATTAGCTCATTTGGCTAGAGCGCCACATTGACGTTGTGGAGGTGATAGGTTCGAATCCTATATCGCCCACCAGATTAAAATCCGGTCTTTGCGACCGGTTTTTGATTTGGTAAGTGCTATCTAGCTGAGAACCGTTCGGCGTAGCCGAGGTTCGGTGGAGTGCAGCGAAGAATAGAAAGCACCGAAGGTATTTTCTATTCGAACAAACGGAAAAGGACGTTTGTCCGCTATCCTATATCGCCCACCAGATTAAAATCCGGTCTTTGCGACCGGTTTTTTGTTATGTGTAGTGCTCGTATAGTAAATCGATCAATTAATTATTATCCTAGGTAGGTTTCTGTAATCCGGTTTAAGTACCGAATATTATGGATAGACACCAGGCTGCCGGCCAAACTTTCCTTAACCTTAAACTGGTGGCGTAAGAACCCACGACTATAACCATAAGCGCACGTCGCACAATCACAACCCTCCTCAATCGGCCTATTATCATCAATAAATTGCGCGTTAGTTAAATGCATCTTCTCATCCCTCGCCCCAAAAACCTTGCCACAACGACTGCATGCGAGTACAGCGCTAGGAGAAACCGAAGCACAGACTGAGCCGTACTTAGGGTACGGTGAAGGAGTACTGGGGGTTTCGACACCGCGATGTACCGCAACCGGCTTCGGCGCAGGCGGCTCCGCCGTCTGGCAGGAAGCCGGGGTGCAGCCGTTGTGGACCCAGGCAGTGCCATGACGAGCATTCCGTGTAGCCAATACGCAGTCAACCATGTCAATCCCACACTCAATAGCAAACCTAAAATCTGTCGGATCACCAACCCCCATCAGATAGTGAGGTCGTGATTTGTCATACAGTGGCGCCAAAAATTCTAGCATCTCGTGCATATCCTTGCGCGACTCGCCAACCGATAAGCCGCCAATTGCGATGCCGTCTACAGGCAGTGACTGTACAAACTCCAGGCTTTTTTGGCGCAATTGCTTATCTAGCCCTCCTTGTGCTATTCCAAACAACAGAGGTCGCTCACCGGGTTTTAAGTCTTTTGTTTGCCTCTGGAACTCTGCAAGCGATCGCTCCAGCCAGCGATGAGTCCTATCAAAAGCCTCTTTAGTACGTAGCCTAGCCGTATCATCCAGCCCAGTCACATCATCAAAAGCCATGATAATATCTGCCCCTAGCTCAAGTTGTATCTGAATCGCCTTCTCTGGAGACAGGAAAACATTATCACCGGACTTAGGATCCTTAAACGATACGCCATCTTCGGTAGTCTTGGTAATATGAGCCAGTGAAAACACCTGAAACCCACCAGAATCAGTCAAAATCGGACCGTCCCACCGCGTAAACTCATGCAACCCACCAAGCTTCTTAACAGTTTTTTCGCCTGGTTGCAGGTGTAGATGATACGCATTGCCCAAAATGATTTGAGCCCCTGTTTCACGAACTTGCTGTGGCGATAAACCTTTTACAGCACCACGGGTTCCGACCGGCATAAAAACAGGGGTATATATATCACCAGCGCGTGTTTTCAGAGTGCCACGACGTGCATAAGTGCCGAGCATTGAGCTCGTAAAAAAACCGTCTTTGGAATTATTCATCCCTGTTATTGTAGCACCTCGGTAACCGGCACACTTAGCTAGATGCTTGACAAGTTGTGAATTGTGCCATATATTACCGTTCGTTAAACGGGAGGCACTCATACTTTGAGTACCAATTCGAGTTCGCTCGAGGGGTTTAAGTTGTTCTACGAAGAACTGACCTCAGCGAAATCAACAAGTCGTATACGACGCGTCCGACCTGCTCTTGCTAACAAGTAAGCTGCGTAGGACGTCAAAGCCCCTGGCACATGAGAGAGTCAGGGGCTTTTTTATGCCAAAAAATAAGTTGCCCACAGTAATATATAGTTTTCCACTGGTATTTTTTACTGCCATATGTCAATATGTTGACATGGTTTACGATGTTATGCATAATTCTCAATTACCAATTTTCATCTATAAACTATTTAAAAATTTCCATCTTTCAGGTCTTTAAAAGGGTAAATGGAAATTAATTGGTAAATGGTAAATGACCGATGTTAAGTGCCAAATGCCCAATGTTAAATAAAGCTCTGGGGGTTAAATGATTTGCATCTATTGCTTAGGAGAAACTAGAGTTGTTAACTCGCGACATCAAAAACGGCCTAACACAGTCTGGCGTCGACGCCACTGCCAGCAATGCGGTACGGTTTTTACCTCAATTGAAGAGGCCGACCTGTCTGCCAGTATCGTTGTACGCAAACCAGAAGCTAAAACAAACGATTTAGAGCCGTTCTCACGAGATAAACTAATGCTGAGTATCTATGACAGCCTAAAGCACCGCAAAACCGCCCTGAAGGATGCTCAGAGCCTTACGCGCACTATTATTAACCAGATACACAACCATACTCATGAGGCTTGTGTTGATACTTACGTGATT
This portion of the Candidatus Saccharibacteria bacterium genome encodes:
- the tgt gene encoding tRNA guanosine(34) transglycosylase Tgt; translation: MNNSKDGFFTSSMLGTYARRGTLKTRAGDIYTPVFMPVGTRGAVKGLSPQQVRETGAQIILGNAYHLHLQPGEKTVKKLGGLHEFTRWDGPILTDSGGFQVFSLAHITKTTEDGVSFKDPKSGDNVFLSPEKAIQIQLELGADIIMAFDDVTGLDDTARLRTKEAFDRTHRWLERSLAEFQRQTKDLKPGERPLLFGIAQGGLDKQLRQKSLEFVQSLPVDGIAIGGLSVGESRKDMHEMLEFLAPLYDKSRPHYLMGVGDPTDFRFAIECGIDMVDCVLATRNARHGTAWVHNGCTPASCQTAEPPAPKPVAVHRGVETPSTPSPYPKYGSVCASVSPSAVLACSRCGKVFGARDEKMHLTNAQFIDDNRPIEEGCDCATCAYGYSRGFLRHQFKVKESLAGSLVSIHNIRYLNRITETYLG